The window TTCCTGCAGGCCCTTGTCGACTGCCGGGATGTATTCGCGCGGAACCACACCGCCCTTGATCGCATCCACGAATTCATAGCCCTTGCCGGCTTCGTTCGGCTCGAGCTTGATCCACACGTGACCGAACTGGCCGCGACCGCCGGACTGCTTGACGAACTTGCCTTCCTGTTCGACCGCCTTGCGGATCGCTTCGCGGTAGGCAACCTGCGGGGCGCCGACGTTCGCCTCGACGTTGAATTCGCGCTTCATGCGGTCGACGATGATCTCGAGGTGCAGCTCGCCCATCCCCGAGATGATCGTCTGACCGGACTCCTCGTCGGTACGCACGCGGAAGGACGGATCCTCGGCAGCCAGGCGGCCCAGCGCGATACCCATCTTTTCCTGGTCGCTCTTGGTCTTCGGCTCCACAGCGACGTGAATCACCGGATCCGGGAAGACCATGCGCTCGAGGATAATCGGTGCGCTCGGATCGCACAGCGTCTCGCCCGTGGTCACTTCCTTCAGACCCACGCAAGCAGCGATGTCACCCGCGAGAACCTCCTTGATCTCATGACGCTCGTTGGCGTGCATCTGGAGAATGCGTCCGATGCGCTCCTTCTTGCTCTTGACCGAGTTCAGCACAGTCTCGCCCGACTGCAGAACACCGGAGTACACGCGCACGAAAGTCAGCTGACCGACAAACGGGTCGGTCATCAGCTTGAATGCGAGCGCCGAGAACTTTTCTGCGTCGTCGGCTTTGCGCGACACCGGCTGATCGTCGTCGTCCACACCGGCGACCGGCGGGATATCAACCGGCGACGGCAGCAGTTCGATGACGGCGTCGAGCATGCGCTGCACGCCCTTGTTCTTGAACGCAGTGCCGCACAACATCGGCTGGATTTCGCACGCGATCGTGCGGGAACGCAGACCGGCGTTGATCTTCTCGATCGGCAGATCACCGTTCTCGAGATATTCATTCATCAGCTCTTCGCTGGCTTCGGCCGCGGCCTCGACCATCTTCTCGCGCCACTCGGCAGCATCGGCCTGCAGTTCGGCGGGAACGTCGCGATACTCGAACTTCATGCCCTGACTGGCTTCGTCCCAGTAGATCGCCTTCATCCGCGCGAGATCGACCACACCTGCAAAGGACTCCTCTGCGC is drawn from Azoarcus sp. DN11 and contains these coding sequences:
- the fusA gene encoding elongation factor G — encoded protein: MARKTPIERYRNIGISAHIDAGKTTTTERILFYTGVNHKIGEVHDGAATMDWMEQEQERGITITSAATTCFWKGMDLSFPEHRFNIIDTPGHVDFTIEVERSMRVLDGACMVYCAVGGVQPQSETVWRQATKYKVPRLAFVNKMDRQGANFFKVYEQMRTRLKANPVPIVIPIGAEESFAGVVDLARMKAIYWDEASQGMKFEYRDVPAELQADAAEWREKMVEAAAEASEELMNEYLENGDLPIEKINAGLRSRTIACEIQPMLCGTAFKNKGVQRMLDAVIELLPSPVDIPPVAGVDDDDQPVSRKADDAEKFSALAFKLMTDPFVGQLTFVRVYSGVLQSGETVLNSVKSKKERIGRILQMHANERHEIKEVLAGDIAACVGLKEVTTGETLCDPSAPIILERMVFPDPVIHVAVEPKTKSDQEKMGIALGRLAAEDPSFRVRTDEESGQTIISGMGELHLEIIVDRMKREFNVEANVGAPQVAYREAIRKAVEQEGKFVKQSGGRGQFGHVWIKLEPNEAGKGYEFVDAIKGGVVPREYIPAVDKGLQETLPNGVLAGFPVVDVKVTLFDGSYHDVDSNENAFKMAASMAFKDAMRKASPVLLEPMMAVVVETPEDYMGNVMGDLSGRRGIVQGMDDLPGGMKEVKAEVPLAEMFGYATQLRSLTQGRATYSMEFKHYSEAPKSVAEAVISNRSK